One window of the Flavobacteriaceae bacterium YJPT1-3 genome contains the following:
- the ftsA gene encoding cell division protein FtsA, with protein MMKEDIAVGLDIGTTKIVAMIGRKNEYNKMEILGIGKSKSLGVHRGVVNNITQTIQSIQQAVQEAESVSGLKIEDVVVGIAGQHIRSLQHSDYITRPNADEVIDEQDIEKLCNQVHKLVMLPGEEIIHVLPQEYKVDGQSEIKEPKGMYGGRLEANFHVVVGQVSSIRNIGRCVKSAGLSLGNITLEPLASANAVLSQEEKEAGVALIDIGGGTTDLAIFKDGIIRHTAVIPFGGNVITEDIKEGCSIIEKQAELLKIKFGSAWPGENKDNEIVSIPGLRGRDPKEITLKNLSKIIHARVVEIIEQVYLEIKNYGHEEQKKKLIAGIVLTGGGSQLNHLKQLVEYITGMDTRVGYPNEHLAGGTDADTTSPMYATAVGLVMNSLQQQQEKPAQTGSATKQESSASASSETTETEQKTVAKPKSGKSIFDRWADRFKDFLDNAE; from the coding sequence ATCATGAAAGAGGACATTGCAGTAGGCTTGGATATTGGAACCACCAAGATCGTGGCTATGATTGGGCGGAAGAATGAGTACAATAAAATGGAAATCCTGGGGATCGGGAAATCTAAAAGTCTGGGTGTGCACCGGGGGGTCGTCAACAACATTACCCAAACCATACAATCCATCCAGCAAGCCGTTCAGGAAGCAGAGAGTGTTTCAGGTCTGAAGATTGAAGATGTAGTAGTCGGGATTGCCGGGCAGCACATTCGCAGCCTGCAGCACAGTGATTATATCACCCGGCCCAATGCAGATGAGGTGATCGACGAGCAGGATATCGAAAAATTGTGCAATCAGGTCCATAAACTGGTCATGCTCCCTGGTGAAGAAATTATCCATGTTTTGCCTCAGGAGTATAAAGTAGACGGGCAATCGGAGATCAAAGAGCCCAAGGGAATGTATGGCGGTCGTCTAGAGGCCAATTTTCACGTGGTCGTTGGGCAGGTCTCGTCCATCCGGAATATTGGACGTTGTGTAAAAAGTGCAGGATTGAGTCTGGGCAATATTACCCTGGAGCCTTTAGCTTCCGCGAATGCAGTCTTGAGTCAGGAAGAGAAGGAGGCAGGTGTTGCCCTGATCGATATAGGAGGAGGTACGACGGATCTGGCCATTTTTAAAGATGGTATCATTCGGCATACAGCAGTCATTCCATTTGGAGGAAATGTGATCACAGAAGACATCAAAGAAGGCTGTTCTATCATCGAAAAGCAGGCCGAATTGTTGAAAATCAAATTTGGATCGGCCTGGCCCGGGGAGAATAAAGATAATGAGATCGTCTCCATACCCGGACTGCGGGGAAGAGATCCCAAAGAGATCACCCTAAAGAATTTATCAAAGATCATCCACGCTCGTGTTGTGGAGATCATTGAACAGGTGTATCTGGAGATCAAGAATTACGGTCATGAAGAACAAAAGAAAAAATTAATCGCCGGAATCGTACTCACGGGAGGTGGTTCTCAATTGAATCATTTGAAGCAACTGGTGGAATACATTACGGGTATGGATACCCGGGTGGGGTATCCCAATGAACATCTTGCGGGGGGTACCGATGCCGATACCACCAGTCCCATGTACGCGACAGCCGTAGGATTGGTCATGAATAGCTTGCAACAACAGCAGGAAAAACCCGCACAGACCGGATCTGCAACAAAGCAGGAATCCAGTGCTTCAGCGAGCAGTGAAACAACCGAAACCGAACAAAAAACGGTGGCCAAGCCCAAATCAGGCAAGAGTATTTTTGATCGTTGGGCCGATCGTTTTAAAGACTTTTTAGATAACGCAGAATAG
- the murC gene encoding UDP-N-acetylmuramate--L-alanine ligase, giving the protein MKGFEHIQNVYFIGIGGIGMSALAHYFYTNGKRVSGYDRTPGVMTTQLQTLGLTVRFKDDFDSIPEEFKDKERTLVVYTPAIPVQHGELVRFRESGFTLKKRAEVLGMITRGVPCLAVAGTHGKTTTSCLLGHLLAETGAPVTAFLGGVAANYQSNLINKGNEVVVVEADEFDRSFLHLDPTIACITSMDADHLDIYGSAEALTQTFEAFSKRVPETGHLLIKKGLPLQGHTVAVGEAADFSAQNIRIEEGHYVFDLHYPQGKLENLVISLPGRHNLFNAAIALGMAIVYGSPPDRLPEALSSFKGIHRRFNLVIQTEDRVVIDDYAHHPTEIDAVHDAVREWYPEDRLLAVFQPHLYSRTRDFMEGFAQSLSRFDEVWLMDIYPAREEPIPGIHSEALLQELTVTNKTMITKETLRERLEDNACRVQVIMGAGDIGACVEELKAMQL; this is encoded by the coding sequence ATGAAGGGATTTGAGCACATCCAAAACGTTTATTTCATCGGCATCGGAGGCATCGGAATGAGTGCCCTCGCCCATTATTTTTATACGAACGGTAAGCGTGTATCGGGTTATGACCGAACCCCTGGCGTTATGACTACCCAACTTCAAACCTTAGGTCTTACCGTTCGTTTTAAAGATGATTTTGACAGCATCCCGGAGGAGTTTAAAGACAAAGAACGCACCCTGGTGGTCTACACCCCAGCTATTCCCGTACAGCATGGGGAGTTGGTCCGCTTTCGCGAAAGCGGATTTACCCTTAAAAAACGCGCAGAGGTCTTGGGGATGATCACTCGAGGTGTACCCTGCCTGGCAGTGGCCGGAACCCATGGTAAAACAACGACCTCCTGCCTACTGGGGCATCTGCTTGCCGAAACCGGTGCTCCGGTAACCGCTTTTCTGGGTGGGGTTGCTGCGAATTACCAGTCGAATCTGATCAACAAAGGGAATGAAGTGGTCGTGGTGGAAGCCGATGAATTTGATCGCTCCTTTTTACACCTGGATCCAACCATTGCCTGCATCACTTCGATGGATGCTGATCATCTGGATATCTATGGTAGCGCGGAGGCCTTGACTCAGACTTTTGAGGCCTTTAGTAAGCGTGTCCCCGAAACCGGTCATCTCTTGATCAAAAAAGGATTACCCCTACAAGGTCATACCGTAGCCGTGGGGGAGGCAGCCGATTTTAGTGCACAAAACATTCGTATAGAAGAAGGTCATTACGTGTTTGACCTCCATTACCCGCAAGGGAAACTTGAAAATTTAGTGATTAGCCTACCGGGCAGGCATAACCTGTTCAACGCTGCAATAGCCTTGGGAATGGCGATCGTATATGGTTCCCCGCCAGATCGCCTTCCTGAAGCTTTGAGCAGTTTTAAAGGGATTCACAGACGTTTTAATCTAGTCATCCAGACGGAAGATCGGGTGGTGATCGATGATTATGCCCATCACCCGACGGAGATCGATGCGGTACACGATGCGGTTCGGGAATGGTATCCTGAAGACCGGCTGCTGGCCGTGTTTCAACCCCATCTTTACTCCCGTACGCGAGACTTTATGGAGGGTTTTGCTCAAAGTCTGTCGCGTTTCGATGAAGTGTGGCTCATGGATATTTATCCAGCGCGTGAAGAGCCAATACCGGGTATTCACAGTGAAGCCCTGCTTCAAGAACTCACAGTTACGAACAAGACGATGATCACTAAAGAAACTTTGAGAGAACGGCTAGAGGACAATGCTTGTCGGGTACAGGTCATTATGGGTGCCGGAGATATTGGAGCTTGTGTTGAAGAATTAAAAGCCATGCAGTTATGA
- a CDS encoding formylglycine-generating enzyme family protein, with protein MPSEVTFTVFRLALLVSMCCSLAFSCQQTSPSPVPEAPDGMIWVAPKTFIQGAKKDDQLAMPGELSGVAVQSDGFFIDATEVTNAMFKKFVEATGYTTVAERPIDWEELKKELPQGTPKPNDSLLQPGSLVFRKEVESVSNLQDYSQWWEWRVGANWRHPEGPQSSIEDQDDFPVVHIAYEDALAYCAWANRRLPTEKEWEAAAQGTYDDAIYTWGHQPDLVNENANTWQGQFPIKNEPLDGFKYLAPVKSYVPNTVGIHDMLGNAWEITSSNYSGKHEIESANEIGFNSKETQSFETQKVIKGGSYLCNASYCASYRISARMPFEVNSSSDHIGFRTVATTAMLNQKK; from the coding sequence ATGCCCTCTGAAGTAACTTTTACTGTATTCCGATTGGCTCTGCTAGTTTCTATGTGCTGCAGTCTAGCTTTCTCCTGCCAACAGACTAGCCCTTCTCCGGTACCCGAAGCGCCTGACGGAATGATTTGGGTAGCTCCAAAGACATTTATTCAGGGCGCCAAAAAAGACGACCAACTTGCGATGCCCGGGGAACTTTCTGGAGTAGCAGTGCAGAGCGACGGATTTTTTATAGACGCTACTGAAGTTACCAATGCCATGTTCAAGAAATTTGTAGAAGCTACAGGATACACTACGGTTGCAGAGAGACCCATAGATTGGGAAGAATTAAAAAAAGAACTACCTCAAGGAACACCTAAACCCAATGATTCGCTGCTGCAACCGGGCAGTCTGGTTTTCCGAAAAGAGGTTGAGTCGGTTTCCAACCTACAGGACTATAGCCAATGGTGGGAATGGAGAGTGGGGGCGAACTGGCGACATCCGGAAGGTCCGCAATCTTCTATCGAAGACCAGGACGATTTTCCCGTGGTTCATATCGCTTATGAAGATGCATTAGCTTATTGTGCATGGGCCAACCGAAGGCTACCCACGGAAAAAGAATGGGAAGCCGCAGCTCAGGGAACCTACGACGATGCCATTTACACCTGGGGTCATCAACCGGACCTGGTCAACGAGAACGCCAATACCTGGCAAGGGCAGTTTCCAATAAAAAATGAACCTTTAGATGGATTTAAATATTTGGCCCCGGTTAAGAGCTATGTCCCCAATACGGTAGGAATTCATGATATGCTCGGCAATGCTTGGGAAATCACCAGCAGTAATTATTCCGGAAAGCATGAAATTGAATCCGCAAACGAAATTGGATTCAATTCAAAAGAAACCCAATCATTTGAGACTCAAAAAGTGATTAAGGGCGGTTCCTATTTATGCAATGCCTCCTACTGTGCCAGCTATCGTATCTCCGCCAGAATGCCCTTTGAGGTCAATTCTAGCTCTGATCACATTGGCTTTAGAACAGTGGCGACTACGGCCATGTTAAATCAAAAAAAATAG
- the galK gene encoding galactokinase codes for MSTPAVANPATLRISSPGRINLIGEHIDYNGGHVLPAAIDKRITLDFKELKGDTLYIHSLDHDQSMQTPLGTYRVSQIEWENYILGVLYFIDRLRPKVIGAFECRISSQLPSGSGLSSSAALTCGLAKGLNELFELELTDLQIMEVAQKAEHEFVGTQCGIMDQFSVVKGQKNTLILLNCQDRNFSYIPAHFEPYKVVLLNTNVAHHLASSEYNVRREQCEQALAIINKSNKNFTYLCDVPLAALEQVRLELSDELLEKAQYIIEENQRCLQASKALKDQDLITFGALMYQSHYGLRDQYQVSCAELDFLVAVSEKLDTVVGSRMMGGGFGGCTINLVHEDAVDAFIEQATRAYKDTFNTVLTPLVINISDGVKQIQS; via the coding sequence ATGAGTACTCCAGCAGTTGCCAATCCTGCAACCCTACGTATCAGTTCGCCGGGACGCATTAATCTTATTGGCGAGCATATCGATTATAATGGCGGACACGTTTTACCGGCCGCCATTGATAAACGAATCACTTTAGATTTCAAAGAGCTTAAAGGAGATACCCTCTATATCCATTCTCTTGATCACGACCAGAGTATGCAAACTCCACTAGGCACTTATCGGGTGAGTCAAATAGAATGGGAAAATTACATTCTAGGGGTCCTGTATTTTATAGACCGTCTGCGACCCAAGGTAATAGGTGCTTTTGAGTGTCGTATTAGCAGTCAACTTCCTTCAGGCTCTGGCCTGAGTTCGTCCGCAGCACTTACCTGTGGCCTGGCCAAAGGCTTGAATGAACTATTTGAACTGGAATTGACCGATCTACAAATCATGGAGGTTGCCCAAAAAGCTGAGCATGAATTTGTGGGTACCCAATGCGGAATCATGGATCAATTTTCAGTCGTTAAAGGCCAAAAAAATACGCTCATTCTGTTAAACTGCCAGGATCGAAATTTCAGCTATATTCCTGCTCATTTTGAACCCTACAAAGTGGTATTACTCAATACCAATGTTGCGCATCATCTGGCGAGCAGTGAGTATAATGTGAGGCGGGAGCAATGCGAGCAGGCCTTAGCCATTATCAATAAAAGCAATAAGAACTTTACGTATCTATGCGATGTACCGCTTGCAGCACTTGAACAAGTGCGGCTTGAACTGTCTGACGAACTCTTGGAGAAAGCACAGTATATAATCGAAGAAAATCAACGTTGTCTGCAAGCCTCCAAAGCGCTAAAGGATCAGGATCTGATTACCTTTGGAGCCTTGATGTATCAATCTCACTACGGTCTGCGTGACCAATATCAGGTAAGTTGTGCGGAATTGGATTTTCTGGTGGCTGTCTCAGAAAAATTAGACACCGTCGTCGGCAGTCGCATGATGGGAGGTGGTTTTGGTGGATGTACGATCAATTTAGTGCATGAGGACGCGGTAGATGCCTTTATTGAGCAGGCGACTCGGGCGTATAAAGACACTTTTAATACCGTGCTCACTCCTCTAGTCATTAACATAAGTGATGGCGTAAAACAAATTCAGTCATGA
- the ftsZ gene encoding cell division protein FtsZ — protein sequence MSNEFENISFDMPKNQSNVIKVIGVGGGGSNAINHMFQQGIKGVDFVICNTDAQALENSAVPIKIQLGVSLTEGLGAGANPEVGERAALESVEEIKRMLDTNTKMIFITAGMGGGTGTGAAPVIAKMAREMDILTVGIVTIPFQFEGKMRNEQAQLGVEKLRAHVDSLVVINNNKLREVYGNLGFKAGFSKADEVLSTASRGIAEVITHHYTQNIDLRDAKTVLSNSGTAIMGSATSTGGHRASEAIRKALDSPLLNDNKITGAKNVLLLIVSGREEITIDEIGEINDHIQDEAGHGANIIMGVGEDESLGEAISVTVIATGFNAEQQNEIVNTETKKIIHTLEEEQRAEQELTPQGNGANLNFEPSATPKVKPEPPKEKLIVHTLDLEEEEVNLPKKTNDNELIATSEALRALSCTYEDVSEQVRPQPNKQVFEITDVTPEPPMEGEEESADQFTLTFDMPLNAELEEEQASQPASRPVAKAESQEKPKETEFKIHRLDEEVAEIEVNEAVEIIPVTEVSESGEKRYSLDDYMEVEDQLMNAKAETDEEETLVFEKKTVEVAPEEDAEIDENDPMNAPIAKLLVERAAERKRVLKEFNYKFHNHNAHIEEIEKQPAYKRMGIDLDAPKTEGNLSRTTLGSDGNDDIQLRTNNSFLHDNVD from the coding sequence ATGAGCAACGAATTTGAAAATATCAGTTTTGATATGCCAAAAAACCAAAGCAACGTCATCAAGGTGATCGGTGTAGGAGGAGGCGGTAGCAATGCGATCAATCACATGTTCCAGCAGGGCATTAAAGGGGTTGATTTTGTCATTTGCAATACCGATGCTCAAGCCTTGGAGAATAGCGCAGTGCCCATTAAAATTCAGCTGGGTGTCAGTCTTACAGAAGGCTTAGGGGCAGGAGCCAACCCGGAAGTGGGTGAGCGAGCCGCTTTGGAAAGCGTGGAAGAGATCAAACGCATGTTGGATACCAACACCAAAATGATCTTCATTACAGCCGGAATGGGTGGAGGTACGGGTACCGGAGCGGCCCCCGTGATTGCTAAAATGGCCCGCGAAATGGATATACTGACCGTGGGGATCGTGACCATTCCTTTTCAGTTTGAAGGGAAAATGCGAAATGAGCAGGCGCAACTGGGCGTGGAAAAATTGAGAGCTCATGTGGATTCCTTGGTGGTGATCAACAATAACAAATTGCGTGAGGTCTATGGGAATCTTGGTTTTAAAGCCGGATTTAGCAAAGCGGATGAAGTGCTTTCCACAGCTTCCCGAGGAATTGCTGAAGTAATCACCCATCACTATACCCAAAATATTGACTTGCGGGATGCAAAGACGGTACTGAGCAACAGCGGGACGGCCATCATGGGAAGTGCAACCTCCACCGGAGGGCATCGCGCCAGTGAAGCCATTCGCAAAGCTTTGGACTCGCCGCTACTGAATGATAATAAAATAACGGGCGCTAAAAACGTACTGCTGTTGATTGTTTCCGGTCGGGAAGAAATCACCATCGATGAGATCGGAGAGATTAACGATCACATTCAGGACGAAGCCGGACATGGTGCCAACATCATCATGGGGGTCGGTGAAGATGAAAGTCTAGGGGAAGCGATCAGCGTGACCGTGATCGCAACCGGATTTAATGCGGAGCAGCAAAATGAAATTGTCAACACGGAGACCAAAAAGATCATCCATACGCTGGAAGAAGAGCAACGTGCAGAGCAGGAGTTAACCCCGCAGGGGAATGGCGCCAATTTGAATTTTGAGCCATCCGCTACCCCCAAAGTGAAACCGGAACCTCCTAAAGAAAAATTGATCGTGCATACGCTCGATCTGGAAGAAGAAGAGGTCAATCTTCCCAAGAAGACCAATGACAACGAATTGATCGCTACTTCGGAAGCCTTAAGAGCCTTAAGCTGTACTTATGAGGATGTCTCTGAACAGGTGCGTCCGCAACCAAACAAGCAGGTTTTTGAGATCACAGACGTTACGCCGGAACCGCCTATGGAAGGAGAGGAAGAATCGGCCGATCAATTTACACTTACCTTCGACATGCCCTTGAACGCAGAGCTTGAAGAGGAGCAAGCTTCCCAGCCTGCTTCCAGGCCGGTCGCGAAAGCAGAATCACAGGAAAAGCCAAAGGAGACAGAATTTAAAATACACCGCCTGGATGAAGAGGTAGCCGAAATTGAAGTCAATGAAGCTGTTGAAATCATACCGGTTACAGAAGTCAGCGAAAGTGGGGAAAAGCGCTACAGTTTGGATGACTATATGGAAGTGGAGGATCAATTGATGAATGCCAAAGCAGAAACCGACGAAGAAGAAACGCTTGTTTTCGAAAAGAAAACCGTTGAAGTTGCTCCTGAGGAGGATGCGGAAATCGATGAGAACGATCCCATGAATGCGCCTATTGCCAAATTATTGGTGGAACGGGCCGCAGAGCGCAAGCGCGTGCTTAAAGAGTTCAACTATAAATTTCATAATCACAATGCTCACATAGAGGAGATCGAGAAACAACCGGCCTATAAACGGATGGGTATCGATTTGGATGCACCAAAGACCGAGGGTAACCTCTCCCGTACTACTTTAGGCAGTGATGGAAATGATGATATTCAGTTACGTACTAACAATTCGTTCCTGCACGATAATGTCGATTAA
- a CDS encoding GIY-YIG nuclease family protein gives MYFVYVIESQIDGRLYKGLSENVARRLRWHNQGKSKSTRGYRPWILVYEEEVGDLRQARAREKYLKSGSGREELKLLIEKWPRSSAE, from the coding sequence ATGTACTTTGTTTATGTCATCGAGAGCCAAATAGATGGGCGCTTATATAAAGGGCTTAGTGAGAACGTAGCGCGGCGGTTGCGATGGCATAACCAAGGAAAGAGTAAGTCCACTCGAGGGTATCGGCCTTGGATTTTGGTATATGAGGAAGAGGTCGGAGATTTGCGACAGGCCCGAGCGAGAGAAAAGTATTTGAAGTCTGGAAGCGGACGAGAGGAATTGAAATTATTAATAGAAAAATGGCCACGTAGCTCAGCTGAATAG
- a CDS encoding GIY-YIG nuclease family protein: protein MYFVYVIESQIDGRLYKGLSENVARRLRWHNQGKSKSTRGYRPWILVYEEEVGDLRQARAREKYLKSGSGREELKLLIEKWPRSSAEYLPAGRQGALENLDVLCLCHREPNRWALI from the coding sequence ATGTACTTTGTTTATGTCATCGAGAGCCAAATAGATGGGCGCTTATATAAAGGGCTTAGTGAGAACGTAGCGCGGCGGTTGCGATGGCATAACCAAGGAAAGAGTAAGTCCACTCGAGGGTATCGGCCTTGGATTTTGGTATATGAGGAAGAGGTCGGAGATTTGCGACAGGCCCGAGCGAGAGAAAAGTATTTGAAGTCTGGAAGCGGACGAGAGGAATTGAAATTATTAATAGAAAAATGGCCACGTAGCTCAGCTGAATACCTGCCTGCCGGCAGGCAGGGAGCACTTGAAAATTTGGATGTACTTTGTTTATGTCATCGAGAGCCAAATAGATGGGCGCTTATATAA
- the murG gene encoding undecaprenyldiphospho-muramoylpentapeptide beta-N-acetylglucosaminyltransferase translates to MKPYRIIISGGGTGGHIYPALAIADEMKRRHPDTEFLFVGARDRMEMEKVPQAGYTIEGLWISGIQRRLTWSNLMFPFKLLSSMVKSARILRRFKPDAAVGTGGFASGPMLKTAVRKNIPTLIQEQNSFAGITNKLLAKEVDTICVAYDHMDRYFPKDKIIKTGNPVRQDLLDVSTKREFAIKKYNLDPERQTILVLGGSLGARTINKLIAKKYKFLLKQGVQILWQTGKLYIDQYEHFNQKEGIKVMAYIDTMDLAYAAADLIISRAGAGSVSELCVVGKPVIFIPSPNVAEDHQTKNAEAIAAKGGAILIAEHQLDTLFELEARALIKNQEKQQALAAAIKELALPRATKDIVDELEKLLASSKTTDR, encoded by the coding sequence GTGAAACCCTATAGAATCATCATATCAGGAGGAGGAACCGGCGGTCATATCTATCCCGCCCTGGCCATCGCTGACGAGATGAAGCGCAGGCATCCGGATACCGAATTTCTGTTTGTGGGAGCGCGAGACCGTATGGAAATGGAAAAGGTACCCCAGGCCGGATATACCATCGAGGGATTGTGGATCAGCGGAATTCAGCGCCGACTGACCTGGTCGAATCTGATGTTCCCGTTCAAATTGCTCAGTAGCATGGTGAAAAGTGCACGTATTTTACGGCGCTTTAAACCGGATGCAGCGGTAGGTACCGGAGGCTTTGCCAGCGGACCCATGCTCAAGACCGCGGTACGTAAAAACATACCTACACTCATCCAGGAGCAAAATTCCTTTGCCGGGATCACCAATAAATTGCTGGCCAAGGAAGTCGATACCATTTGTGTGGCCTATGACCACATGGATCGCTATTTCCCCAAAGACAAGATCATCAAGACCGGCAACCCGGTACGGCAGGATTTGCTCGATGTAAGTACCAAAAGAGAATTTGCCATAAAAAAATACAATCTGGATCCTGAGCGCCAAACCATACTGGTATTGGGCGGGAGTTTGGGTGCGCGAACCATCAACAAGTTGATCGCTAAGAAATACAAGTTCTTATTGAAGCAGGGGGTGCAGATCCTCTGGCAAACCGGAAAGCTGTATATCGATCAGTACGAGCATTTCAATCAGAAGGAGGGCATCAAGGTCATGGCGTATATCGATACCATGGACCTGGCCTACGCGGCCGCCGATCTGATCATATCACGAGCCGGAGCTGGATCGGTTTCTGAGCTCTGCGTAGTAGGCAAGCCAGTGATCTTTATACCGTCGCCTAATGTGGCTGAGGATCATCAAACCAAAAATGCCGAAGCCATTGCGGCTAAGGGAGGAGCTATTCTCATTGCGGAACATCAGTTGGACACCCTATTCGAGTTGGAGGCCCGTGCGCTCATCAAGAATCAGGAAAAACAGCAGGCCTTGGCTGCTGCCATTAAAGAATTGGCCCTACCCAGAGCCACTAAAGACATTGTTGACGAATTGGAAAAGCTTTTAGCATCCTCAAAAACGACTGATCGATGA
- a CDS encoding GatB/YqeY domain-containing protein yields the protein MSLQTEVMTAMKAAMKAKDQNALTSLRAIKSAILLAQTESGAKEELSEEQELQLLQKLVKQRKDSAAIYQEQGREDLAQPELEQVQVIEQFLPEQKSEEEIAQVVDEIIAQTNASGMKDMGKVMGMASKKLAGQADGGTIAKVVKSKLN from the coding sequence ATGAGTTTACAAACAGAGGTGATGACGGCCATGAAGGCGGCAATGAAAGCGAAAGATCAAAACGCATTGACTTCTTTGCGTGCGATTAAATCGGCTATTTTATTGGCACAAACCGAAAGTGGAGCTAAGGAAGAACTTTCTGAAGAACAAGAACTGCAATTGTTGCAGAAATTGGTGAAGCAGCGCAAGGATAGTGCTGCTATTTATCAAGAACAAGGAAGAGAGGATTTGGCACAACCGGAACTTGAGCAGGTTCAGGTTATCGAGCAATTCCTTCCCGAACAGAAGAGTGAGGAAGAGATAGCCCAGGTGGTGGATGAGATCATTGCGCAAACCAATGCTTCAGGAATGAAGGACATGGGCAAGGTGATGGGCATGGCCTCTAAGAAACTCGCAGGCCAGGCTGATGGAGGTACCATCGCCAAGGTGGTCAAGAGCAAATTGAATTAA
- a CDS encoding UDP-glucose--hexose-1-phosphate uridylyltransferase: MIALQEKVHKRYNILTGEWVLVSPHRTKRPWQGKRDQTTPVKTESYNASCYLCPGNTRASGDKNPNYTSTFSFINDFSALTMEHPPEINQDQFFKAQTEQGICKVICFSPDHSLTLPLMDTADIVKVVQLWKEEYLALGSRPEINHVQVFENKGAIMGCSNPHPHGQIWSQSTIPGEVLNKQKHQLDYWEKHKKSLLGSYLVQECEADQRILYQNDYFVVLIPFWAVWPYEAMIVPLKHYQHIGQLNEEEEYAFAKAIKVLTTKYDNLFETSFPYSSGIHQQPTDGRDHPEWHFHMSFYPPLLRSAEVKKFMVGYEMFADPQRDITAEQAAEHLKSVPKLHYTKKV, translated from the coding sequence ATGATTGCATTACAAGAAAAAGTACATAAACGCTATAATATTCTTACGGGTGAGTGGGTGCTGGTTTCACCCCACCGCACCAAGAGGCCCTGGCAAGGTAAACGAGATCAGACAACGCCGGTCAAGACAGAAAGTTACAACGCTTCCTGCTATTTATGCCCTGGAAATACGCGAGCTAGTGGTGATAAAAATCCCAACTACACAAGCACGTTCAGCTTCATCAACGATTTTAGTGCGTTAACCATGGAGCATCCTCCGGAAATAAATCAGGACCAGTTCTTTAAAGCCCAAACAGAACAGGGTATCTGTAAGGTAATCTGTTTTTCACCGGACCATTCCTTAACCCTTCCCTTGATGGACACTGCTGATATCGTCAAGGTGGTACAGCTGTGGAAAGAAGAATATCTTGCTTTAGGCAGCCGACCCGAAATTAATCACGTACAAGTATTCGAAAATAAGGGGGCCATTATGGGATGCAGCAATCCGCATCCGCACGGTCAGATTTGGTCGCAATCAACCATTCCCGGCGAGGTGCTCAACAAGCAAAAACATCAATTGGACTATTGGGAGAAGCACAAAAAGAGCCTGCTGGGCAGTTATCTTGTTCAGGAATGCGAAGCCGATCAACGAATCCTTTATCAGAACGATTACTTTGTCGTTTTGATTCCCTTTTGGGCGGTGTGGCCCTACGAAGCCATGATCGTACCACTAAAACACTACCAGCATATCGGTCAGTTGAATGAAGAAGAAGAGTACGCTTTCGCGAAAGCGATCAAAGTGCTGACCACCAAATACGACAATCTTTTTGAGACCTCATTTCCTTATTCTTCTGGAATCCATCAGCAGCCTACCGATGGCCGGGACCATCCTGAATGGCATTTTCATATGTCTTTCTATCCCCCCCTACTTCGATCGGCAGAAGTTAAGAAGTTTATGGTAGGGTACGAGATGTTCGCCGATCCTCAGCGCGATATCACTGCCGAACAGGCTGCTGAACATCTCAAAAGCGTACCCAAATTACATTACACCAAAAAAGTCTAG